One window of Lacerta agilis isolate rLacAgi1 chromosome 14, rLacAgi1.pri, whole genome shotgun sequence genomic DNA carries:
- the HSPBP1 gene encoding hsp70-binding protein 1 — MAEGGAGGNQPPREPPRNLQGLLQMAVTAGNAEPAPMEPMSDERRQWLQEAMVEAFRGQVDEVEQMKECLRLLEPSTPGAERGGESSEEAHSDLENREAALDLLAELCENLDNAADFCKLEGMRLLAHRYLEHEEQELRWRAAHLVGTCAQNVPKVQEQALALGCMRKLLKLLDHDPSEAVRIKALFAISCLVRAQEAGLQQFLRLDGFSVLMRAMQSSVQKLKVKSAFLLQNLLINHPEQKEALCSMGMVQQLVALIRSEHSTFHEHVLGALCSLVTDFPQGVRECQEPDLALEELLKERCRLLKDQEEFQEELDFCEALLRLCFHGQTDDNSMDR, encoded by the exons ATGGCTGAAGGAGGTGCCGGTGGGAACCAGCCACCTCGCGAACCACCCCGCAACCTCCAGGGCTTGCTGCAGATGGCGGTCACTGCAGGGAACGCTGAACCTGCCCCAATGGAGCCCATGTCTGATGAG CGGAGACAGTGGTTGCAGGAGGCGATGGTCGAGGCCTTCCGGGGACAAGTGGATGAGGTGGAACAGATGAAGGAATGTCTGAGGCTGCTGGAGCCATCAACCCCCGGAGCAGAACGTGGAGGGGAGAGTTCAGAGGAAGCGCATTCAGACCTTGAGAACAGAGAAGCTGCCTTGGACCTTCTGGCAGAACTGTGTGAGAACTTGGACAATGCTGCAG ACTTCTGCAAACTAGAGGGCATGCGGCTGTTAGCACACCGGTACCTGGAGCATGAGGAGCAGGAGCTGCGTTGGCGGGCTGCTCACCTGGTGGGCACCTGTGCCCAGAACGTGCCCAAGGTGCAGGAGCAGGCCTTGGCGCTTGGCTGCATGAGGAagctgctgaagctgctggaCCACGATCCCAGCGAGGCCGTCCGGATCAAGGCACTGTTTGCCATCTCCT GTTTGGTAAGAGCCCAGGAAGCTGGCCTTCAGCAGTTCCTACGTCTTGATGGCTTCTCAGTCCTCATGAGGGCCATGCAAAGCAGTGTGCAGAAGCTGAAGGTGAAATCTGCCTTTCTCCTACAGAACCTCCTCATAAACCACCCAGAGCAGAAAG AGGCTCTCTGTTCCATGGGGATGGTCCAGCAGCTGGTGGCCCTGATCCGGTCTGAACACAGCACATTCCATGAACACGTCTTGGGAGCCTTGTGCAG cctggtaACAGATTTTCCTCAGGGTGTGCGGGAGTGTCAAGAGCCGGATTTGGCCCTCGAGGAGCTCTTAAAGGAGCGGTGCCGGCTACTGAAGGATCAGGAGGAGTTCCAG gaggagcTGGATTTCTGTGAGGCACTGCTGCGCCTTTGCTTCCATGGCCAGACTGATGATAACAGCATGGACCGGTAA